The Streptomyces sp. NBC_00597 DNA segment CCGCCACGGAACGGACTTTGTTCGTCTGCAACTGGCCCACGAAGTGCCAGCTGAGCGGCAGATCCGCGCAGGCCGCGGCCTTGGGGGCGGCGTCCTGGTCGCGATTTTCCGCCACGTGACGGACGCCCAGGTCCGCCAGCAGTCGTACGTCGCTCGCGGGGTAGGTCTTGGTGACGACGATGAGCGTCACCTCGTCCCGCCCGCGCCCCGCGGCCGCGCAGGCGGACGCGATGCGTTCCTCCACCCGCGCCAGGTTCTCCGCGAGTTCCGACTTACGATCCGTCATTCCCTAGTCCAACCAGACATATCCGGCAAGCCGCCCGGTCACCCGGTCGCGGCGGTACGAGAAGTGGTCCCGCGACTCCAGTGTGCAGACCGGCGAACGGTGGAGGTTCACCACCCCCGCCTCCGCGAGCTGGGCGTGCACCCCGGCGACCACGTCGACGGACGGTGTCCCCCAACTCGTCTCCCCGTGGGCGGCCGGCACCGCTTCGGCGACCGCGTCCCGCATCTCGGCCGGTACTTCGTAGCAGCGCCCGCAGATCGCGGGGCCGGTCCGGGCGATGATCCGCCCGGGTTCGGCCCCGAGGGAGACCATGGCCTCCACCGCGGCGGGCACCACCCCGGCGACCAGTCCGGGCCGCCCCGCGTGGGCCGCGCCAGCGACCCCCGCGACGGGATCGGCCAGCAGGACCGGGGTGCAGTCCGCGGTGAGCACCGCGAGGGCGAGCCCCCGACGGGCGGTCACCACCGCGTCCACCGCCGGGATGTCGGCGGCGGCGCCCCAGGGTCCGGGGACCACGGCCACGTCCCGGCCGTGCACCTGGTTCATCCAGACGACGCGGTCCGGCCCGATGCCCAGCTGTTCGGCGGCGATCGCCCGGTTCGCGAGAACGGCGGTGGGGTCGTCTCCGACCGCGCCGCCGAGATTGAGCTCCTCGTACGGAACGGCGCTCACCCCGCCCCACCGATCGGTGAAGGCGAAGTGGGCGCCGTTCTCGATGTGCTGCCCCAGCGTCACTTCAAGAAGTCCGGAACGTCCAGTTCCTCGGCCGGGCTGTCCTGGTACGGCCGGGCCGTCGGGACCTGCGGCGCGGGCGCCGGGGCCTCGACCGGAACCGCCTCGACCGGAGCCGGGGGCTCTTCGCGCGGGGTGACCGTACCCAGTCCGCCGAAGGCCGGGCGCGCCGGCTCGGCCGCGCGGACCGGCGCCGGGGCCGGCTCCTCGCGCTTGGTGGACGCGGCGCCGATGACGTTGTCCCGGCGGGCCGGAGGCTGTCCGCCGTCGAAGCCGGCGGCGATGACGGTGACCCGTACCTCGTCGCCGAGCGCGTCGTCGATCACGGCGCCGAAAATGATGTTCGCCTCGGGGTGGGCGGCCTCGCTCACCAGCTGCGCGGCCTCGTTGATCTCGAAGAGACCGAGGTCCGAGCCACCGGAGATGGAGAGCAGCACGCCGCGGGCGCCGTCGATGGACGCCTCCAGCAGCGGCGAGGAGATCGCCATCTCGGCGGCGGCCACGGCGCGGTCGTCGCCGCGGGCCGAGCCGATGCCCATGAGGGCCGAGCCGGCCTCGGACATGACGGACTTGACGTCCGCGAAGTCGAGGTTGATCAGACCGGGGGTGGTGATGAGGTCGGTGATGCCCTGGACACCCGAGAGCAGGACCTGGTCGGCCGACTTGAAGGCGTCCAGGACCGAGACCTGGCGGTCCGAGATGGACAGCAGCCGGTCGTTGGGGATGACGATGAGGGTGTCGACCTCTTCGCGGAGCTCGGCGATGCCGTCCTCCGCCTGGTTCGCGCGGCGCCGGCCCTCGAAGGTGAACGGCCGGGTGACCACACCGATCGTCAGGGCGCCGAGCGAGCGCGCGATGTTGGCGACGACGGGTGCGCCGCCGGTGCCGGTGCCGCCGCCCTCGCCGGCGGTGACGAAGACCATGTCGGCCCCCTTGAGGACCTCCTCGATCTCCTCGCGGTGGTCCTCTGCCGCCTTGCGACCGACTGCCGGGTTGGCGCCGGCGCCGAGGCCCCGGGTGAGTTCACGGCCGACGTCGAGCTTGACGTCGGCGTCGCTCATCAACAGCGCCTGCGCGTCGGTGTTGATGGCGATGAACTCGACGCCCTTGAGACCGACCTCGATCATTCGGTTGATGGCATTGACACCACCGCCGCCGACACCGATGACCTTGATGACTGCGAGGTAGTTCTGCGGTGCTGCCACGTCGAAGGCCTCTCGCCTCGAGTTACGTGTCGCCGCCTCGCGGGCCTGCGTTGCGACGACTGATGCCGAAATGTGGGACGGTCCGAACGTGCCGACCCGAACCCTAACCCTGAAGTTTAGGGTTAAGTGTGTGTCTGTTCCTTGGACTCTTCCGAACAGGACACTAAGTCGACAAGTAGCGCGTGTTCAACGAACACGCCGAACCTCCCGTTTTTCTTTTCACCCTATGTGATCACCCGTATCGGTGGCCAACCAGGGTGCGTCGCTGTTCGACCCGACGTCAACTCCCGGACACCGCAGGGGCGGTGGGGACGCTCACGTCAAAGTGGTCAGCCTTGGGAGCCGCTTTCAGCAGGGCGCCCAGGGCTCGGCCCTTTGCCTCGCCCCGTTCGCCACTCCCCCAGACCACGGTCCGCCCCCGGGTCAACTCCAGTACGACCGAGTCGTACGACCCCACCTTGACCTGCACGGTCTCCTTGGCGACCGCCTCGGGGAGGTCTCCGGCGACGCCCACGGCCTCGCGCAGCAGCCGCTCCTCGTCGAAGCGGCGGCCGCTCGGGGACTGCGCCGCGGACAATTCGAGGACCGGAACGCCCGCGGGTGCTTTCGGAACCGTGTCGAATCGCACACCCGATGCGTCCACTTCCACGAACTTGGCGTCCTTTTTGATGAGCAGGACGGGTTTGCGCTCCGTAACCTTCAGCCCGATTCCGTGGGGCCAGGCGCGCACCACATCGACCGAATCGACACGGGGCAGCCGGCTGCGGACCCGACCCGCGATCTCGTCGGTGTCCACGGACACCAGCGGCGCCCCGACCGGTACGGCCGCGGCGGCCAGCACCTGCTCGGGGGTCAGCACCCCGGTTCCGCTTGCGGTCACCTTCTCGACCCGGAACCAGGAGGAGCCGTACAGCACCCAGCCGCCGCCCCCGGTGAGGAGCACGGCGGCCAGGAGGGAGAGCAGCACGGGGCCCCGGTGCCGCAGACGCCGGACGAGGCGCTGGACACCGGGGCCCTGCGGGCCGGATCCCTTCGACGACCCGGGCGGCTTGGGCGGCTTGGGAGAGCCGGAGCCCCTGCCCTTGCGGGCGGACCCGGGATTGCCGCGCTGTGCGGTCGTCGCTCCGGCCACTCCTGTGCCTCCTGCGCTAGCGGTTCCTGTGGGCGGCGATCGCCTCGTACACCATCGCGACCAGCAGCTCGTCGGCGTCCCGACGGCCGAACTCGGCGGCGGCGCGGGACATCTCGTACAGGCGGTGCGGGTCGGCGAGCACCGGCAGGACCTGGCTGAGCACCCAGTCGGGCGTCAGCTCCGCGTCGTCGACGAGCAGGCCGCCGCCGGCCTTGACCACCGGCTGGGCGTTGAGCCGCTGTTCGCCGTTGCCGATCGGCAGCGGGACGTACGCGGCCGGCAGCCCGACGGCGGAGAGTTCGGCGACGGTCATCGCGCCCGCGCGGCACAGCATCATGTCGGCGGCGGCGTACGCGAGATCCATCCGGTCCACGTACGGTACCGGCACATACGGCGGCATCCCGGGCATGTTGTCGACACGCGGCAGTTCGTTCTTCGGGCCGACCGCGTGCAGGATCTGGATCCCGGAGCGCTGGAGGGTCGGAGCGACCTGCTGGATGGTCTCGTTGAGGCGGCGGGCGCCCTGCGAGCCGCCGGAGACCAACAGGGTCGGCAGGTTCGGGTCCAGGCCGAAGGCGGCGCGCGCTTCCGGGCGGACCGCAGCCCGGTCCAGGGTGGAAATGCTGCGGCGCAGCGGGATGCCCACGTAGCGGGCACCGCGGAGCTTGCTGTCGGGGGTGGAGACCGCGACGGCGTGCGCGTAGCGGGAGCCGATCTTGTTGGCCAGTCCCGGCCGAGCGTTGGCCTCGTGGACGATGATCGGCACGCCGAGCCGCTTGGCGGCGAGGTAGCCGGGCAGGGCCACGTAGCCGCCGAAGCCGACGACGCAGTCGGCCTTGGTGCGCTCCAGGATCTCCTCTGCGGCCTTGATCGTGCCGCGCAGCCGTCCGGGGACGGTGATCAGCTCGGGGGTGGGCTTGCGGGGCAGCGGGACGGCGGGGATCAGCCCCAGCTCATAGCCGCGCTCGGGCACGAGACGGGTTTCGAGCCCGCGCTCCGTGCCGAGGGCGGTGATGCCCACGGAAGGGTCCTGCCTGCGCAGGGCGTCCGCGAGGGCGAGCGCCGGCTCGATGTGGCCGGCGGTCCCCCCACCGGCGAGTACGACATGCACCGAAATTCACCGCTCTCCGGACGGACGCCTCTTGACGCTCCGTCTCATCGACTTCCATCTCTGCCCGGTCCGCTTCCAGCCGGTCTTCGGCTGGCGCATCGCGAGCGCCGCGCGCGCCGCCGGCTCCTCCCGCGCGAACGCGATGAGCAGTCCGACCGCGAACATCGTCGGCAGCAGCGCGGACCCTCCGTACGAGAACAGCGGGAGCGGGACTCCGGCGATCGGCAGTAGACCGAGCACCGCACCGATGTTGATCACGGCCTGGGCCGTGATCCAGGTGGTCACGCCTCCCGCGGCATACCGTACGAAGGAATCCTCCGTGCGTCCGGCCACGCGGATACCCGCATAGCCTAGAGCCGCGAACAGGGCGAGTACCGACAGCGTCCCTGCCAGTCCCAGTTCCTCCCCGGTGATGGCAAAGATGAAGTCGGTATGGGCTTCGGGCAGTTGCCCCCATTTTTCCACACTGGCACCCAAACCAGAACCGAACCATCCGCCGGAGGCGAGGGCGTAGATCCCGTGCACGGCCTGCCAGCACAGGTCGCCCCGGCCGGGATCCGTCGCGCCGATGCAGGCGAGCCGGTCCATCCGGTGCGGACTGGTCTTGATCAGCAGTGCGACGATCACACCCGCGAAGGTCAGCACCGCCACGAACAACCGCGTCGGGGCTCCGGCCAGCCACAGCAGGCCGAACAGGATGGCCCCGAGGATCATCGCGGTGCCCATGTCCCCGCCCAGCATGATCAGCCCGAGCAGCAGGAACGCCACCGGGACCAGCGGCACCAACAGGTGCTTCCACTGGCTCAGCAGCTCCTTGTCGCCCTTGCGCGCGAGCAGGTCGGCGCCCCACAGGATCAGTGCCAGCTTGCCGAACTCACTGGGCTGGAGCATGAACGGACCGCCAAGGGGGATCCAATTCTGGTTGCCGTTGATCGCCACCCCTATCCCGGGCACCTGGACCAGGACCATGAGGAACAGGGTTCCCGCGAGCACGGGATACGACAGCGCCCGGTGCAGTTTGACCGGCATCCGGGAGGCGGCCAGCAGCAGCCCGGTGCCGATCAGCGCGGCCAGGAACTGCTTCTTGAAGAAGTACGCGTCCCCCAGGCCCAGCTGGAGCGCCTTGATCATGGAGGCCGAGTAGACCATCACCAGGCCGAGCACGGTGATGAGCAGGGAGCTGCCGAAAATCAGGTAATAGGCGGTGAGGGGCCGGTCCCAGGCCTTGCGCAACTGCCGCTGCGTACGCCGGAACCGCTCCAGCGGCCCGCCTCCGGCGGGCCGCTTCGTGCTCCCCGCCGGACGCCTGCGGCCCTGCGCCTTGACCGTCCTGCCGGACTTGGCACCTTTGGCCGACGCCGCGGCCTTCGCGGCGGACGGCCGCCGCCCCGGCAGCACTTGCTTGGCCGGCATGTGTGACCTTCCCCTCCACTCGTACGGGACGAGCAGCCGGTCGGGGAGGACTCGCCGGCCTGGAACGGACCGGCCGGACCTACGCGCTCTCGGCAGCCAGTTCGCGCACCGCGTCCGCGAATGCGTCCCCGCGCTTGTTGTAGTTCGCGAACATGTCCATCGAGGCACAGGCCGGGGCCAGCAGAACCGTGTCGCCGGGCTCTGCGAGCCGGGCCGCTTCCCGGACCGCTGCGAGCATCGCCCCAGTGTCGGTCCGGTCGAGGTCGACGACCGGGACCTCGGGGGCGTGTCGCGCCAGCGCCTCGGCGATCAGCGCCCGGTCGGCGCCGATCAGCACGACGGCGCGCAGCTGCTTCACGGACCTCTGGACGAGCTCGTCGAAGGTCGCGCCCTTGGCGAGGCCGCCGGCGATCCACACGACGGGCTCGAAGGCCGCCAGGGAGGCCTCGGCGGCGTGCGTGTTGGTGGCCTTGGAGTCGTCGATGTACGTGACTCCCGCGACCTCGTCCACGAACGCGACGCGGTGCGCGTCGGGGCGGAAGTCGCGCAGCCCGTCGCGGACCGCGCGCGGCGTGACGCCGAAGGCGCGGGCCAGGGCCGCCGCGGCGAGCGCGTTGGCGATGTTGTGCGGGGCCGGCGGGTTGACGTCCTTGACCTCGGCGAGCTCCTGGGCGTTCTTCTGCCGGTTCTCCACGAACGCGCGGTCGACGAGGATGCCGTCGACGACGCCGAGCATGGAGGGACCGGGGGCGCCGAGGGTGAAGCCGATCGCCCGGCAGCCCTCCTCGACGTCCGCCTCGACGACCAGGGCCTCGGTGGCCGGGTCGGCGACGTTGTAGACGCAGGCGACGGTGTTGCCCTCGTAGATCCGGCCCTTGTCGGCGGCGTACGCCTCCATCGAGCCGTGCCAGTCGAGGTGGTCCGGGGCCAGGTTGAGCACGGCCGCCGAGTGGGCGCGCAGCGAGGGCGCCCAGTGAAGCTGGTAGCTGGAGAGTTCGACGGCGAGTACGTCGTACTGCTCCTCGCCGAGCACCACGTCGATGATCGGGGTGCCGATGTTGCCGACGGCCGCGGTCTTCAGGCCCGCGGCCTTCAGGATCGACGCGAGCATCTGCGTGGTGGTGGTCTTGCCGTTGGTGCCGGTGATCGCCAGCCACTCCGCCGGCGCGGCCGTGGCCCGCTCGGCGTCCGTCTCCGCCGCGGCGGCCCGGCGGGCGGCGCGGAGTTCCACGCCCGCCCCGCGCAGCCGCCAGGCGATCTCGACGTCGCCGACGACGTCGACGCCCGCCTCGGCGGCGGCCAGGAAGAGCGGGCTCTCGGGCTGCCAGCCGGGCGAGGTGACGACCAGTTCGGTGCCCTCGGGCAGGGCTTCCCCGGCGCGGGCGCCGTCGGGCAGGTGTCCCAGCCGGACCTCGATGCCCAGCTCCGCGAGTTCGGCGGCCTTCGCGCGGTGCGCGTCGCCGTCGCCGTTGTCGACGACGGTCACCGTCGCACCGAGTCCGGCCAGCGCCCGGGCGGCGCTGATGCCGCTGATGCCGAGGCCGGCCACGGTGATCCGGCCCGGCAGACCGAACCGGCCCAAGGGATCGGGGCCGAGCAGGCCGGCCAGGTCGGTGGTGCTCACTTGTCCGCTGCCCATCCCGCGTAGAAGAGTCCGAGACCCACGATCACGCACATGCCCTGGATGATCCAGAACCGGACCACCACCAGGACCTCGGACCACCCCTTCAGCTCGAAGTGGTGCTGCAGCGGGGCCATCCGGAAGACGCGCTTCCCGGTGAGCTTGAAGGAGCCGACCTGGATGACGACCGACATGGTGATGAGGACGAAGAGGCCGCCGAGGAGGGCGATCAGGAACTCCGTGCGGGAACAGATCGCAAGGCCGGCGAGCGCGCCGCCGAGGGCCAGCGAGCCGGTGTCACCCATGAAGATCTTGGCGGGCGAAGTGTTCCACCACAGGAAGCCGAAGCAGGCGCCCATCAGCGCGGAGGCGACGATCGCGAGGTCCAGCGGATCTCGTACCTCGAAGCACGCGTTGGGGTTCGTCAGGGTCTGCGCGTTGGCGCACGACTCCTGGAACTGCCAGACGCCGATGAACGTGTAGGCACCGAAGACCATCACCGCGGCGCCGGTGGCCAGACCGTCCAGACCGTCCGTCAGGTTCACGCCGTTCGACATCGCCAGGATCATGAACAGCGCCCAGACCACGAACAGCACCGGGCCGATCGACCAGCCGAAGTCCGTGACGAACGACAGCTTGGTGGAGGCCGGGGCGTTGCCGCGGGCGTCCTTGAACTGCAGCGCGAGCACCGCGAAGGCGATGCCCACGATCAGCTGGCCGGCCATCTTGGCCTTGGCCCGCAGGCCGAGCGAGCGGCGCTTGACGATCTTGATGTAGTCGTCGAGGTAGCCGACGAGGCCCATGCCGGACATCAGGAAGAGCACCAGCACGCCGGAGAACGTGGGCTGGCTGCCCGTGATCACCTTCGTCAGGGCGTACGCGATGATCGTCGCCATGATGAAGGAGATGCCGCCCATGGTGGGCGTGCCCTTCTTCCCGGCGTGGCCGCGCGGGCCGTCGTCGCGGATGAACTGGCCGTAGCCCTTCCGGGCCAACAGCTTGATCAGCAGCGGGGTGCCGATCACGGTCAGGAACATGCCGATGACACCGGCGAACAGGATCTGCCTCATCGGTCGGCGACCTCGCCATCGAGCAGCGCCTGCGCGACCCGCTCCAGACCGGCCGACCTGGACGCCTTCACCAGCACGACGTCCCCCGGCCTCAGTTCACCGTGCAACAGGTCGATCGCCGCCTGCGTGTCGGACACGAGCACCGACTCCTCACCCCACGAACCCTCGTTATATGCGCCCAGTTGCAACCAGGACGCTTCCCTGCCCCCGACTGCGACGAGCTTGCTCACGTTGAGCCGGACGACAAGCCGTCCGACCGCGTCGTGCTCGGCGAGCGAGTCGTCACCGAGCTCGGCCATCGGACCGAGCACCGCCCACGTGCGACCCCCCGTCGCCTGCGCTGCGCCCCCCATGGCGGCAAGTGCGCGCAGTGCGGCCCGCATGGACTCGGGGTTCGCGTTGTAGGCGTCGTTGACGACCGTCACGCCGTCGGCCCGCTCGGTGACCTCCATCCGCCAGCGCGAGAGCGTGCCGGCACCGGAGAGCGCGGTGGCGATCTCCTCGACGGACATGCCCAGCACATGGGCGACGGCGGCCGCGGCAAGCGCGTTCGACACGTGGTGCTCACCGTACAGCCGCAAGGTCACATCACTGCACCCGGTGGGTGTGTGCAGTGTGAAGGAAGGGCATCCCCGAGGCGTCATGCGGACTTCGGTGGCGCGGACGTCGGCGTCCTCGGCCTCGCCGAACAGCACCGTGCGGGCCTTGGTGCGGGAGGACATCGCGCGGACGAGGAGGTCGTCGGCGTTGAGGACGGCGACACCGCCCTCGGACTCGGCCGGCAGGGCCTCGACCAGCTCCCCCTTGGCCTGCGCGATGGCCTCGCGGCCGCCGAACTCCCCGATGTGGGCGGTGCCGACGTTCAGCACCAGGCCGATGCGCGGCGGGGTGAGCCCGGTGAGGTAGCGGATGTGGCCGATGCCCCGGGCCCCCATCTCCAGGACCAGGTGCCGGGTTTCCTCGGTGGCCCGCAGCGTCGTGATCGGCAGGCCGATCTCGTTGTTGAGGTTCCCGGGCGTCCACACGGTCGGCGCGTGGTGCTGGAGGACCTGGGCGATCAGGTCCTTGGTGGAGGTCTTGCCGGCCGAGCCGGTCAGGGCGACCACGTCGGTGCCGATCCGTGCCACGACGGCGCCGGCCAGGGCTCCGAGGGCGGCGACGACGTCGGGGACGACGACCGCGGGCACGCCGACGGGCCGGGTCGCGAGGACCGCGGTGGCCCCGGCGGCGACGGCCCGTTCGGCGTAGTCGTGGCCGTCGACCCGTTCGCCGACGAAGGCGGCGAACAGACTGCCGGCCTCCACCTCGCGGGAGTCGAAGACGACGGGACCGGTGACCCGCGCGGACGGATCCGGTATGTCGTGGAGCTGGCCGCCGGTGATGTCGGCGATCTCGGCGAGGGAAAGGGCGATCACTGGTTCACCTCGGCCTGTCGGACGTCGAATTGCGCATGGTTCTCGATCGCGGCGCGGAGCACCGCGCGGTCGTCGAAGGGCCGTACGACGCCTGCGGTCTCCTGGCCCTGCTCGTGGCCCTTGCCCGCCACGAGCACGGTGTCGCCGGGCTCGGCGCGCGCGATGACCGCGGCGATCGCCGCGGCCCGGTCGGCGTCGACGAGGACCGTGCCGCGCTCCTCGGCGGGGACGGAGACGGCGCCTTCGAACATCGCGGCGAGGATCGCGAGGGGGTCCTCGGAGCGCGGATTGTCGGAGGTCAGCACGGCGGTGTCGGCGAACCGGGCGGCCGCGGCGCCCATCGGGGCCCGCTTGGTGGTGTCCCGGTCGCCGCCGCAGCCGAGCACGATGTGCAGCTTGCCGGTGGTGACCTCGCGCAGCGCGCGCAGCACCGACACGACGGCGTCCGTCTTGTGCGCGTAGTCGACGACGGCGAGGTACGGCTGGCCCGCGTCCACCCGCTCCAGCCGGCCGGGCACCCCGGGGACCGCGGCGACGCCGTCGGCGGCGGTCTGCGGGTC contains these protein-coding regions:
- the mraY gene encoding phospho-N-acetylmuramoyl-pentapeptide-transferase, encoding MRQILFAGVIGMFLTVIGTPLLIKLLARKGYGQFIRDDGPRGHAGKKGTPTMGGISFIMATIIAYALTKVITGSQPTFSGVLVLFLMSGMGLVGYLDDYIKIVKRRSLGLRAKAKMAGQLIVGIAFAVLALQFKDARGNAPASTKLSFVTDFGWSIGPVLFVVWALFMILAMSNGVNLTDGLDGLATGAAVMVFGAYTFIGVWQFQESCANAQTLTNPNACFEVRDPLDLAIVASALMGACFGFLWWNTSPAKIFMGDTGSLALGGALAGLAICSRTEFLIALLGGLFVLITMSVVIQVGSFKLTGKRVFRMAPLQHHFELKGWSEVLVVVRFWIIQGMCVIVGLGLFYAGWAADK
- a CDS encoding cell division protein FtsQ/DivIB gives rise to the protein MAGATTAQRGNPGSARKGRGSGSPKPPKPPGSSKGSGPQGPGVQRLVRRLRHRGPVLLSLLAAVLLTGGGGWVLYGSSWFRVEKVTASGTGVLTPEQVLAAAAVPVGAPLVSVDTDEIAGRVRSRLPRVDSVDVVRAWPHGIGLKVTERKPVLLIKKDAKFVEVDASGVRFDTVPKAPAGVPVLELSAAQSPSGRRFDEERLLREAVGVAGDLPEAVAKETVQVKVGSYDSVVLELTRGRTVVWGSGERGEAKGRALGALLKAAPKADHFDVSVPTAPAVSGS
- the pgeF gene encoding peptidoglycan editing factor PgeF; the protein is MTLGQHIENGAHFAFTDRWGGVSAVPYEELNLGGAVGDDPTAVLANRAIAAEQLGIGPDRVVWMNQVHGRDVAVVPGPWGAAADIPAVDAVVTARRGLALAVLTADCTPVLLADPVAGVAGAAHAGRPGLVAGVVPAAVEAMVSLGAEPGRIIARTGPAICGRCYEVPAEMRDAVAEAVPAAHGETSWGTPSVDVVAGVHAQLAEAGVVNLHRSPVCTLESRDHFSYRRDRVTGRLAGYVWLD
- the ftsZ gene encoding cell division protein FtsZ, which produces MAAPQNYLAVIKVIGVGGGGVNAINRMIEVGLKGVEFIAINTDAQALLMSDADVKLDVGRELTRGLGAGANPAVGRKAAEDHREEIEEVLKGADMVFVTAGEGGGTGTGGAPVVANIARSLGALTIGVVTRPFTFEGRRRANQAEDGIAELREEVDTLIVIPNDRLLSISDRQVSVLDAFKSADQVLLSGVQGITDLITTPGLINLDFADVKSVMSEAGSALMGIGSARGDDRAVAAAEMAISSPLLEASIDGARGVLLSISGGSDLGLFEINEAAQLVSEAAHPEANIIFGAVIDDALGDEVRVTVIAAGFDGGQPPARRDNVIGAASTKREEPAPAPVRAAEPARPAFGGLGTVTPREEPPAPVEAVPVEAPAPAPQVPTARPYQDSPAEELDVPDFLK
- the murD gene encoding UDP-N-acetylmuramoyl-L-alanine--D-glutamate ligase; this translates as MGSGQVSTTDLAGLLGPDPLGRFGLPGRITVAGLGISGISAARALAGLGATVTVVDNGDGDAHRAKAAELAELGIEVRLGHLPDGARAGEALPEGTELVVTSPGWQPESPLFLAAAEAGVDVVGDVEIAWRLRGAGVELRAARRAAAAETDAERATAAPAEWLAITGTNGKTTTTQMLASILKAAGLKTAAVGNIGTPIIDVVLGEEQYDVLAVELSSYQLHWAPSLRAHSAAVLNLAPDHLDWHGSMEAYAADKGRIYEGNTVACVYNVADPATEALVVEADVEEGCRAIGFTLGAPGPSMLGVVDGILVDRAFVENRQKNAQELAEVKDVNPPAPHNIANALAAAALARAFGVTPRAVRDGLRDFRPDAHRVAFVDEVAGVTYIDDSKATNTHAAEASLAAFEPVVWIAGGLAKGATFDELVQRSVKQLRAVVLIGADRALIAEALARHAPEVPVVDLDRTDTGAMLAAVREAARLAEPGDTVLLAPACASMDMFANYNKRGDAFADAVRELAAESA
- the murG gene encoding undecaprenyldiphospho-muramoylpentapeptide beta-N-acetylglucosaminyltransferase; the encoded protein is MHVVLAGGGTAGHIEPALALADALRRQDPSVGITALGTERGLETRLVPERGYELGLIPAVPLPRKPTPELITVPGRLRGTIKAAEEILERTKADCVVGFGGYVALPGYLAAKRLGVPIIVHEANARPGLANKIGSRYAHAVAVSTPDSKLRGARYVGIPLRRSISTLDRAAVRPEARAAFGLDPNLPTLLVSGGSQGARRLNETIQQVAPTLQRSGIQILHAVGPKNELPRVDNMPGMPPYVPVPYVDRMDLAYAAADMMLCRAGAMTVAELSAVGLPAAYVPLPIGNGEQRLNAQPVVKAGGGLLVDDAELTPDWVLSQVLPVLADPHRLYEMSRAAAEFGRRDADELLVAMVYEAIAAHRNR
- the ftsW gene encoding putative lipid II flippase FtsW, yielding MPAKQVLPGRRPSAAKAAASAKGAKSGRTVKAQGRRRPAGSTKRPAGGGPLERFRRTQRQLRKAWDRPLTAYYLIFGSSLLITVLGLVMVYSASMIKALQLGLGDAYFFKKQFLAALIGTGLLLAASRMPVKLHRALSYPVLAGTLFLMVLVQVPGIGVAINGNQNWIPLGGPFMLQPSEFGKLALILWGADLLARKGDKELLSQWKHLLVPLVPVAFLLLGLIMLGGDMGTAMILGAILFGLLWLAGAPTRLFVAVLTFAGVIVALLIKTSPHRMDRLACIGATDPGRGDLCWQAVHGIYALASGGWFGSGLGASVEKWGQLPEAHTDFIFAITGEELGLAGTLSVLALFAALGYAGIRVAGRTEDSFVRYAAGGVTTWITAQAVINIGAVLGLLPIAGVPLPLFSYGGSALLPTMFAVGLLIAFAREEPAARAALAMRQPKTGWKRTGQRWKSMRRSVKRRPSGER
- the murF gene encoding UDP-N-acetylmuramoyl-tripeptide--D-alanyl-D-alanine ligase; the protein is MIALSLAEIADITGGQLHDIPDPSARVTGPVVFDSREVEAGSLFAAFVGERVDGHDYAERAVAAGATAVLATRPVGVPAVVVPDVVAALGALAGAVVARIGTDVVALTGSAGKTSTKDLIAQVLQHHAPTVWTPGNLNNEIGLPITTLRATEETRHLVLEMGARGIGHIRYLTGLTPPRIGLVLNVGTAHIGEFGGREAIAQAKGELVEALPAESEGGVAVLNADDLLVRAMSSRTKARTVLFGEAEDADVRATEVRMTPRGCPSFTLHTPTGCSDVTLRLYGEHHVSNALAAAAVAHVLGMSVEEIATALSGAGTLSRWRMEVTERADGVTVVNDAYNANPESMRAALRALAAMGGAAQATGGRTWAVLGPMAELGDDSLAEHDAVGRLVVRLNVSKLVAVGGREASWLQLGAYNEGSWGEESVLVSDTQAAIDLLHGELRPGDVVLVKASRSAGLERVAQALLDGEVADR